A genomic region of Psychrilyobacter piezotolerans contains the following coding sequences:
- the lipB gene encoding lipoyl(octanoyl) transferase LipB: MKDIRVTDTGRTPYLKSYNLQMKFFDNLISDKENFGYLIITEPDPTITKGIRGEDSEVFISKEERVEKGIELIDIRRGGKVTFHGPGQIVIYPILNLSHFKKSIKWYIESLEDVVILTLEGLGVKVHKKEGIVGIFTKKGKICAIGVEVKKWRTLHGIAINHEIVLDYFNNINPCGLRDLGVTSILNEGKKITREDVVDLFKLNFSKIFNVRLKNY; encoded by the coding sequence ATGAAGGATATAAGGGTTACAGACACAGGAAGGACACCATATTTAAAATCCTATAATTTACAAATGAAATTTTTCGATAACTTAATTTCTGATAAAGAAAATTTTGGATACCTTATTATAACTGAGCCTGACCCCACTATAACTAAGGGTATTAGAGGGGAAGATAGTGAGGTTTTTATCTCAAAAGAGGAAAGAGTGGAGAAGGGAATTGAGCTTATTGATATTAGAAGGGGTGGAAAGGTAACTTTTCACGGTCCCGGTCAAATAGTTATCTATCCTATCTTGAATTTATCTCATTTCAAAAAAAGTATTAAATGGTATATTGAATCTTTAGAAGATGTTGTAATTCTAACATTGGAAGGACTGGGAGTAAAAGTTCATAAAAAAGAAGGGATTGTCGGTATTTTCACCAAAAAAGGGAAAATTTGTGCCATAGGAGTAGAAGTGAAAAAATGGAGAACACTTCATGGTATTGCAATAAATCATGAAATTGTTCTAGACTATTTTAATAATATCAATCCTTGCGGCCTAAGGGATTTAGGAGTTACTTCAATATTAAACGAAGGTAAAAAAATTACAAGAGAAGATGTAGTTGATCTCTTCAAATTAAACTTTTCTAAGATATTTAATGTCCGACTAAAAAATTATTAA
- a CDS encoding GntR family transcriptional regulator, whose product MSKYMNLKEKSYEIIKHNIINLIYRPGEYLEEKKLSSSLEVSRTPMREALSRLEDEGWVNIYPRKGIYVAKIDETLINNVFEARKTLEISSLKLTAGRLPQMKLELLKEKFADLTVDDPKKLEIIDDEFHNMIISFYDNFFLKKATVNIMEHAKRIKMFSLDRKVKEVILKSKEEHIILIDLLLEEKIEEAEQLLYEHLERAQRYYLKILVV is encoded by the coding sequence ATGTCTAAATATATGAACTTAAAAGAAAAATCGTATGAAATTATTAAACACAATATAATAAATTTAATTTATAGACCTGGAGAATATCTAGAAGAAAAAAAATTGAGCAGTTCACTGGAAGTCAGCAGAACTCCCATGAGGGAAGCCTTGAGCCGTCTAGAAGACGAGGGGTGGGTAAACATATATCCAAGAAAAGGAATCTATGTGGCTAAAATAGATGAAACTTTAATAAATAACGTATTTGAGGCTAGAAAAACTCTAGAAATTTCATCTTTAAAACTCACTGCAGGCAGACTTCCTCAAATGAAATTAGAGCTTCTAAAGGAAAAGTTTGCTGATCTTACTGTGGATGATCCAAAAAAATTAGAGATTATAGATGATGAATTTCATAATATGATAATTAGTTTTTATGATAATTTTTTTCTAAAAAAAGCCACTGTAAATATTATGGAGCATGCAAAAAGAATTAAGATGTTTTCTTTAGATAGAAAAGTGAAAGAAGTAATTTTAAAATCTAAAGAAGAACATATAATTTTGATAGATCTTCTTTTAGAAGAAAAGATAGAAGAAGCAGAACAACTTCTCTATGAACATTTAGAAAGAGCACAAAGATACTATTTAAAAATACTGGTAGTATAG
- a CDS encoding NAD(P)-dependent malic enzyme: MSVYEESLKLHIENKGKIEVISKVSVKTKEDLSLAYSPGVAEPCKKIAANKNDVYKYTAKGNMVAIITDGTAVLGLGDIGPEAALPVMEGKAILFKEFGGVDAFPICLDTKDTEEIIRTCKLLAPSFGGINLEDIAAPKCVEIERRLIEELDIPVFHDDQHGTAIVTTAAVINSAKLLGKNISDLRVSMIGTGSAGSSIARMLKGLGVKSLYAYNSKGVVTQAKYDSYRFLVKELLDQNIIDTPENLEEDSVAGMMKGTDVFVGVSGPDMVTKDMVRSMNADPIILAMANPTPEIMPEDALEAGAAVVGTGRSDYPNQVNNVLAFPGLFKGALEAGATVINDEMKIAAAYGIANVLKEEELRADYIIPSPFDDRVASVVAETVKKIAIENNLIRKQ, from the coding sequence ATGTCAGTATATGAGGAATCATTAAAGTTACATATTGAAAACAAGGGTAAGATTGAAGTTATTTCAAAGGTAAGTGTAAAAACTAAGGAGGATTTAAGTCTAGCTTATTCCCCAGGGGTAGCAGAACCCTGTAAGAAGATTGCTGCGAATAAAAATGATGTTTATAAGTATACAGCTAAGGGAAACATGGTAGCTATAATTACAGATGGAACAGCAGTATTAGGATTAGGAGATATCGGTCCCGAAGCAGCATTACCTGTAATGGAGGGAAAAGCAATCTTATTCAAAGAATTTGGCGGAGTAGACGCCTTCCCTATCTGTTTAGATACTAAAGATACTGAAGAAATTATCAGAACCTGCAAGTTATTAGCACCTTCTTTTGGTGGTATAAACTTAGAAGATATAGCGGCTCCTAAATGCGTTGAAATAGAAAGAAGGTTAATTGAAGAGTTAGACATTCCTGTATTCCATGATGACCAGCATGGTACAGCGATAGTTACTACAGCTGCAGTAATAAACTCGGCTAAATTATTAGGAAAGAATATCTCTGATTTAAGAGTATCTATGATCGGTACCGGTTCTGCCGGGTCATCTATCGCCAGAATGCTTAAGGGATTAGGAGTTAAGAGTCTATATGCATACAACTCAAAGGGTGTTGTAACCCAGGCTAAATATGATTCATACAGGTTCTTAGTAAAGGAATTATTGGATCAAAATATCATAGATACTCCAGAAAACTTAGAGGAAGATTCAGTTGCCGGAATGATGAAGGGAACAGATGTATTTGTAGGGGTATCAGGACCCGATATGGTTACTAAAGATATGGTTAGATCTATGAACGCAGACCCTATTATCCTGGCTATGGCTAACCCTACACCTGAGATCATGCCTGAAGATGCATTAGAAGCTGGAGCAGCAGTGGTAGGAACAGGTAGATCGGATTACCCTAACCAGGTAAACAATGTATTGGCATTCCCGGGATTATTCAAAGGGGCTTTAGAAGCCGGAGCTACGGTAATCAACGATGAGATGAAGATAGCAGCTGCATACGGTATTGCCAATGTATTGAAGGAAGAGGAATTAAGAGCAGACTATATCATTCCTAGTCCATTTGATGACAGAGTAGCATCGGTGGTAGCTGAAACTGTTAAGAAGATAGCTATAGAGAATAACTTAATAAGAAAACAATAA